One Oncorhynchus kisutch isolate 150728-3 linkage group LG11, Okis_V2, whole genome shotgun sequence genomic region harbors:
- the cip2a gene encoding protein CIP2A isoform X1, translating into MDVTTCLKSLLLAIHQYRDNRTAHNAAQLQKQVEELSGMQCVRLLSSGQVLPSECVCGLVELAGDPNTSPALTGTIISLLAQLVCDDESRDVLQSSYNLTSTLASIIHCHSSTPKEPLVLQCLKVLQRLTYNGGIFHCANYIHELIDFLMSNIQSHNDDITMPCLGLMANLVRYNLSVQTHIKALSNVKVFYRTLINFLAHNSLTVVVFALSILASLTLNEDVGEKLFHSKNIHQTFQLIFNIIVNGDGTLTRKYSVDLLVDLLKNPKMADYLTRYEHFSVCVSQVLGLLHVKDPDSAAKVLELLLALCGVSGLRSLLCEVVFRPAAPRLRAASRRQGVGLDAGQKTEPGLALIQWLSSPAEGEELCCLQALQLLTELLEEALGSQVVSVCVLGFVELLIPVVLDLLQGLDPAAPDSQLRTHCIRTTHTTSLLLMLCSEDSVCRVVSRQMSSQLCLSQVELLLSCCHNNDPLTCPLTGHDSSLSQVCGEAVLKAVELMSKLRQQVKDMETSFYRILQDQRMVTPLSLALTSSHREHVQTGLRLLLEATPLPDFPSLVLGESIAANNAYRQREAELSVKRVAVQQDVPAPMGKSLSGPSPSSPSHSIHSLIEKLQNGMELQDQMKDVRVSEIMDVYEQKISSLASKEGRLQDLLEAKALALSQADRLITQYRCQRAQAEAEARKLASMLKEAEQRREELQVELGSQVLEAERAKGDIEELLQHNARLQADSQEHQSLKGSYNQLLNRFNESERLLKELQAAHISLIKQMDTLRKTQDTLRLQHDKALCELKERQEQMKSFQSELQQRNCDITGLRGELRGQEERGRAKEKEREELEETVDILRKELNKTELARKDASIRASSLELQKAQVEAKLQKKEDELNKHSSMIAMIHSLSSGKQKSDVNLSL; encoded by the exons ATGGACGTAACGACGTGTCTGAAGTCTCTCCTGCTGGCCATCCACCAGTACAGAGACAACAGGACGGCCCATAACGCTGCCCAGCTGCAGAAACAAGTGGAG gagctgtCAGGAATGCAGTGTGTTCGTCTGCTGTCGTCGGGCCAGGTCCTGcccagtgagtgtgtctgtggacTTGTGGAGTTGGCAGGAGACCCTAACACTAGCCCCGCACTCACCGGAACCATAATCTCTCTACTGGCCCAactag TCTGTGATGATGAGAGCAGAGATGTTCTCCAGAGCAGTTATAACCTGACCAGCACTCTGGCCTCCATCATCCACTGCCACAGCTCCACCCCCAAGGAGCCGCTGGTACTACAA TGTTTAAAGGTGCTACAGAGACTCACCTATAACGGAGGGATATTCCACTGTGCCAACTACATCCATGAGCTCATAGACTTTCTGATGAGCAACAT ccagTCGCACAATGATGACATCACCATGCCGTGCCTGGGTTTGATGGCTAACCTGGTTCGCTACAACCTGTCagtccagactcacattaaagcTCTG AGCAATGTGAAGGTGTTCTACCGAACCCTGATTAACTTCCTGGCCCACAACAGTTTGACGGTGGTGGTGTTCGCTCTCTCCATACTGGCCAGCCTCACTCTCAATGAAGATGTGGGGgagaag ctgtTCCATTCTAAGAACATCCACCAGACATTCCAGCTGATCTTTAACATCATCGTCAACGGCGACGGAACCCTAACCAGGAAGTACTCTGTAGACCTACTGGTGGACCTGCTAAAGAACCCCAAGATGGCGGACTACCTGActag gtATGAACACTTCTCAGTGTGCGTGTCCCAGGTGTTGGGTCTGCTACATGTTAAAGACCCAGACTCTGCTGCCAAGGTGTTGGAGCTGCTCCTggctctgtgtggtgtgtcaggCCTGAGGTCTCTGCTGTGTGAGGTCGTGTTCCGTCCCGCCGCCCCACGGCTCCGAGCTGCCAGCCGCAGACAGGGGGTGGGCCTAGACGCAGGGCAGAAAACCGAGCCGGGCTTAGCTCTCATCCAATGGCTGAGCTCTCCggctgagggggaggagttatgctGTCTACAGGCCCTGCAGCTGCTGACTGAACTACTGGAA GAGGCGTTGGGTTCACAGgtcgtgtctgtgtgcgtgttggGCTTCGTTGAGTTGTTGATTCCAGTGGTGTTGGATCTACTGCAGGGACTGGACCCAGCCGCACCAGACAGCCAGCTCAGAACACACTGCATACGCACAACACACACCACCAGCCTGCTGCTAA TGCTGTGTAGTGAGGACTCGGTGTGTAGGGTGGTGTCTCGTCAGATGAGCtcccagctctgtctctctcaggtggAACTACTGCTCTCCTGTTGCCATAACAATGACCCGCTCACCTGCCCCCTCACCGGCCACGACAGTAGCCTCAG TCAGGTGTGTGGTGAGGCTGTGTTGAAGGCTGTGGAGTTGATGAGTAAACTGAGACAGCAGGTGAAGGACATGGAGACCAGCTTCTACAGAatactacag GACCAGAGGATGGTCACGCCCCTCTCTCTGGCGCTGACGTCCAGTCACAGAGAGCATGTTCAGACCGGGCTTCGTCTACTGTTGGAGGCCACGCCTCTCCCAGACTTCCCTTCGCTGGT TCTAGGGGAGAGCATCGCTGCCAACAATGCATATCGCCAGAGGGAGGCTGAGCTGTCTGTCAAACGGGTTGCTGTGCAACAGGATGTCCCAGCCCCCATGGGGAAAAGCCTATCAGGGCCTTCTCCCTCCAGCCCCTCCCACAGCATTCACAGCCTCATAGAGAAACTACAGAACGGCATGGAG TTGCAGGATCAGATGAAGGATGTGCGTGTGTCAGAGATCATGGATGTTTATGAACAGAAGATCTCCTCTCTGGCG tctaagGAGGGGAGGTTACAGGATCTGTTAGAGGCCAAAgctctggctctctctcaggCCGACCGCCTCATCACTCAGTACCGCTGTCAACGAGCTCAGGCAGAGgccgag GCACGTAAGCTAGCATCTATGCTGAAGGaggcagaacagaggagagaggagctgcag GTGGAGTTGGGCAGCCAGGTGCTGGAGGCAGAGAGGGCGAAGGGAGACATCGAGGAGTTGTTGCAACACAATGCTAGGCTGCAGGCTGACTCTCAGGAACACCAGTCTCTCAAAGGATCCTATAACCAGCTGCTTAACAG GTTTAATGAGAGTGAGCGTCTGTTGAAGGAGCTGCAGGCGGctcatatctccctcattaaACAGATGGACACACTGAGGAAGACCCAGGACACACTACGACTACAGCACGACAA gGCATTGTGTGAGCTGAAAGAGAGGCAGGAGCAAATGAAATCCTTTCAATCAGAGCTTCAGCAGAGAAACTGTGACATCACAG GTCTGCGTGGTGAGTTGCGgggtcaggaggagagggggagagcgaaagagaaagagagggaagaactAGAGGAAACAGTGGATATTCTGAGGAAGGAACTCAACAAGACTGAGCTGGCCAGAAAAGACGCCAGCATCAGG
- the cip2a gene encoding protein CIP2A isoform X2, protein MDVTTCLKSLLLAIHQYRDNRTAHNAAQLQKQVEELSGMQCVRLLSSGQVLPSECVCGLVELAGDPNTSPALTGTIISLLAQLVCDDESRDVLQSSYNLTSTLASIIHCHSSTPKEPLVLQCLKVLQRLTYNGGIFHCANYIHELIDFLMSNIQSHNDDITMPCLGLMANLVRYNLSVQTHIKALSNVKVFYRTLINFLAHNSLTVVVFALSILASLTLNEDVGEKLFHSKNIHQTFQLIFNIIVNGDGTLTRKYSVDLLVDLLKNPKMADYLTRYEHFSVCVSQVLGLLHVKDPDSAAKVLELLLALCGVSGLRSLLCEVVFRPAAPRLRAASRRQGVGLDAGQKTEPGLALIQWLSSPAEGEELCCLQALQLLTELLEEALGSQVVSVCVLGFVELLIPVVLDLLQGLDPAAPDSQLRTHCIRTTHTTSLLLMLCSEDSVCRVVSRQMSSQLCLSQVELLLSCCHNNDPLTCPLTGHDSSLSQVCGEAVLKAVELMSKLRQQVKDMETSFYRILQDQRMVTPLSLALTSSHREHVQTGLRLLLEATPLPDFPSLVLGESIAANNAYRQREAELSVKRVAVQQDVPAPMGKSLSGPSPSSPSHSIHSLIEKLQNGMEDQMKDVRVSEIMDVYEQKISSLASKEGRLQDLLEAKALALSQADRLITQYRCQRAQAEAEARKLASMLKEAEQRREELQVELGSQVLEAERAKGDIEELLQHNARLQADSQEHQSLKGSYNQLLNRFNESERLLKELQAAHISLIKQMDTLRKTQDTLRLQHDKALCELKERQEQMKSFQSELQQRNCDITGLRGELRGQEERGRAKEKEREELEETVDILRKELNKTELARKDASIRASSLELQKAQVEAKLQKKEDELNKHSSMIAMIHSLSSGKQKSDVNLSL, encoded by the exons ATGGACGTAACGACGTGTCTGAAGTCTCTCCTGCTGGCCATCCACCAGTACAGAGACAACAGGACGGCCCATAACGCTGCCCAGCTGCAGAAACAAGTGGAG gagctgtCAGGAATGCAGTGTGTTCGTCTGCTGTCGTCGGGCCAGGTCCTGcccagtgagtgtgtctgtggacTTGTGGAGTTGGCAGGAGACCCTAACACTAGCCCCGCACTCACCGGAACCATAATCTCTCTACTGGCCCAactag TCTGTGATGATGAGAGCAGAGATGTTCTCCAGAGCAGTTATAACCTGACCAGCACTCTGGCCTCCATCATCCACTGCCACAGCTCCACCCCCAAGGAGCCGCTGGTACTACAA TGTTTAAAGGTGCTACAGAGACTCACCTATAACGGAGGGATATTCCACTGTGCCAACTACATCCATGAGCTCATAGACTTTCTGATGAGCAACAT ccagTCGCACAATGATGACATCACCATGCCGTGCCTGGGTTTGATGGCTAACCTGGTTCGCTACAACCTGTCagtccagactcacattaaagcTCTG AGCAATGTGAAGGTGTTCTACCGAACCCTGATTAACTTCCTGGCCCACAACAGTTTGACGGTGGTGGTGTTCGCTCTCTCCATACTGGCCAGCCTCACTCTCAATGAAGATGTGGGGgagaag ctgtTCCATTCTAAGAACATCCACCAGACATTCCAGCTGATCTTTAACATCATCGTCAACGGCGACGGAACCCTAACCAGGAAGTACTCTGTAGACCTACTGGTGGACCTGCTAAAGAACCCCAAGATGGCGGACTACCTGActag gtATGAACACTTCTCAGTGTGCGTGTCCCAGGTGTTGGGTCTGCTACATGTTAAAGACCCAGACTCTGCTGCCAAGGTGTTGGAGCTGCTCCTggctctgtgtggtgtgtcaggCCTGAGGTCTCTGCTGTGTGAGGTCGTGTTCCGTCCCGCCGCCCCACGGCTCCGAGCTGCCAGCCGCAGACAGGGGGTGGGCCTAGACGCAGGGCAGAAAACCGAGCCGGGCTTAGCTCTCATCCAATGGCTGAGCTCTCCggctgagggggaggagttatgctGTCTACAGGCCCTGCAGCTGCTGACTGAACTACTGGAA GAGGCGTTGGGTTCACAGgtcgtgtctgtgtgcgtgttggGCTTCGTTGAGTTGTTGATTCCAGTGGTGTTGGATCTACTGCAGGGACTGGACCCAGCCGCACCAGACAGCCAGCTCAGAACACACTGCATACGCACAACACACACCACCAGCCTGCTGCTAA TGCTGTGTAGTGAGGACTCGGTGTGTAGGGTGGTGTCTCGTCAGATGAGCtcccagctctgtctctctcaggtggAACTACTGCTCTCCTGTTGCCATAACAATGACCCGCTCACCTGCCCCCTCACCGGCCACGACAGTAGCCTCAG TCAGGTGTGTGGTGAGGCTGTGTTGAAGGCTGTGGAGTTGATGAGTAAACTGAGACAGCAGGTGAAGGACATGGAGACCAGCTTCTACAGAatactacag GACCAGAGGATGGTCACGCCCCTCTCTCTGGCGCTGACGTCCAGTCACAGAGAGCATGTTCAGACCGGGCTTCGTCTACTGTTGGAGGCCACGCCTCTCCCAGACTTCCCTTCGCTGGT TCTAGGGGAGAGCATCGCTGCCAACAATGCATATCGCCAGAGGGAGGCTGAGCTGTCTGTCAAACGGGTTGCTGTGCAACAGGATGTCCCAGCCCCCATGGGGAAAAGCCTATCAGGGCCTTCTCCCTCCAGCCCCTCCCACAGCATTCACAGCCTCATAGAGAAACTACAGAACGGCATGGAG GATCAGATGAAGGATGTGCGTGTGTCAGAGATCATGGATGTTTATGAACAGAAGATCTCCTCTCTGGCG tctaagGAGGGGAGGTTACAGGATCTGTTAGAGGCCAAAgctctggctctctctcaggCCGACCGCCTCATCACTCAGTACCGCTGTCAACGAGCTCAGGCAGAGgccgag GCACGTAAGCTAGCATCTATGCTGAAGGaggcagaacagaggagagaggagctgcag GTGGAGTTGGGCAGCCAGGTGCTGGAGGCAGAGAGGGCGAAGGGAGACATCGAGGAGTTGTTGCAACACAATGCTAGGCTGCAGGCTGACTCTCAGGAACACCAGTCTCTCAAAGGATCCTATAACCAGCTGCTTAACAG GTTTAATGAGAGTGAGCGTCTGTTGAAGGAGCTGCAGGCGGctcatatctccctcattaaACAGATGGACACACTGAGGAAGACCCAGGACACACTACGACTACAGCACGACAA gGCATTGTGTGAGCTGAAAGAGAGGCAGGAGCAAATGAAATCCTTTCAATCAGAGCTTCAGCAGAGAAACTGTGACATCACAG GTCTGCGTGGTGAGTTGCGgggtcaggaggagagggggagagcgaaagagaaagagagggaagaactAGAGGAAACAGTGGATATTCTGAGGAAGGAACTCAACAAGACTGAGCTGGCCAGAAAAGACGCCAGCATCAGG